The Miscanthus floridulus cultivar M001 chromosome 17, ASM1932011v1, whole genome shotgun sequence genome has a window encoding:
- the LOC136515428 gene encoding uncharacterized protein — MDRRQFKIRLLRKKVKGWSINIDAAIKKQKREVLKEFENLDLKYEVGLLLPGERNRMDLIVQDIESIWNLEEIKARQRSRDMSVKEGDRNTSYFHALANQRARKKRISMLESDDGVLEENKDMLEHAMLFYNSLFGFEENLGVKLGDDFWEEGDRVTIQENELLEAPFFEEEIRLAVFESYAEGALTRS; from the coding sequence ATGGATAGAAGGCAGTTTAAGATTAGATTATTAAGGAAGAAAGTTAAGGGCTGGTCTATTAATATAGATGCAGCTATTAAGAAACAAAAAAGGGAGGTCCTTAAGGAGTTTGAAAATCTAGATTTGAAATACGAGGTTGGTCTCCTATTACCAGGAGAAAGAAATAGAATGGACTTGATTGTTCAAGACATAGAGAGTATATGGAATTTAGAGGAAATTAAAGCGAGACAAAGATCTCGAGACATGAGTGTTAAGGAAGGGGATAGGAATACTTCTTATTTCCATGCTTTAGCAAACCAGAGAGCTAGGAAGAAAAGAATCTCGATGTTAGAAAGTGATGATGGAGTTTTAGAAGAAAATAAGGACATGCTAGAACATGCTATGCTCTTTTACAACAGTTTGTTTGGTTTTGAGGAGAACCTTGGTGTTAAGCTAGGGGATGATTTTTGGGAAGAAGGAGATAGAGTTACCATCCAGGAGAATGAGCTCTTAGAAGCTCCCTTCTTTGAGGAAGAAATTAGGTTAGCTGTTTTTGAGTCTTATGCTGAAGGGGCcctaacgagatcctaa